In Pyrus communis chromosome 8, drPyrComm1.1, whole genome shotgun sequence, one genomic interval encodes:
- the LOC137743581 gene encoding cytochrome c-type biogenesis protein CcmE homolog, mitochondrial-like yields the protein MATRIALRLKSHLLRTTTPIHHHPVFKSPPSIFSLLSTPHLHPPSNPHLPFTLRFLSTARRGPTRPKPVDIGARARQLQTRRLWTYALTFSCIAGFIVIVLNSFQDQLVFYVTPTDAIEKYSANPSKSKFRVGGLVLEGSVVQPSSSPEMEFVVTDLMTDILVRYKGSLPDLFREGHSVVVEGFVKPFTEEIRREISTKSISGKARSGECYFAATEVLAKHDEKYMPGEVAAAIEKNKKKLEEAGAGAGEGEAAKDGKDAKSE from the coding sequence ATGGCCACTCGCATCGCCCTCCGCCTCAAATCCCACCTCCTCCGCACCACAACCCCGATCCACCACCACCCCGTATTCAAATCTCCaccttccatcttctccctccTCTCCACCCCCCATCTCCACCCTCCATCAAATCCCCACCTCCCCTTCACTCTCCGCTTCCTCTCCACCGCCCGCCGCGGCCCGACCCGCCCCAAACCCGTCGACATCGGCGCCCGGGCTCGCCAGCTCCAAACCCGCCGCCTCTGGACCTACGCCCTGACCTTCAGCTGCATCGCCGGATTCATTGTCATCGTCCTCAACAGCTTCCAAGACCAGCTCGTCTTCTACGTCACTCCAACCGACGCTATCGAGAAATACTCCGCAAACCCTAGCAAGAGCAAGTTCCGGGTCGGCGGCCTCGTCCTTGAAGGTAGCGTCGTCCAGCCGTCTTCCTCGCCGGAGATGGAGTTCGTCGTCACCGATTTGATGACCGATATCTTGGTCCGGTACAAGGGATCATTGCCCGATTTGTTCCGGGAGGGCCACTCGGTGGTGGTGGAGGGATTTGTGAAGCCTTTCACGGAGGAGATTCGGAGGGAAATTTCGACGAAAAGCATATCGGGAAAGGCGAGGAGCGGCGAGTGCTACTTTGCCGCCACGGAGGTTTTGGCCAAGCATGACGAGAAGTACATGCCGGGTGAAGTTGCTGCGGCCATagagaagaataagaagaagctGGAGGAGGCAGGTGCCGGTGCCGGTGAAGGTGAAGCTGCTAAAGATGGTAAAGATGCTAAGAGCGAGTAG
- the LOC137741297 gene encoding major pollen allergen Lol p 5b-like produces the protein MAMKNIALVVLVVAVCISAAMAAAPVKGTAATTAAATPAAATTAAATPSAATTAATPTAAAGPEASTPAPNGSNMNAVGSLVGATLLSFLAIYLH, from the coding sequence ATGGCCATGAAGAACATTGCCTTGGTTGTCCTCGTAGTTGCTGTCTGCATCAGCGCAGCAATGGCCGCTGCACCTGTAAAGGGCACCGCAGCCACCACCGCTGCAGCCACCCCTGCCGCAGCCACCACCGCTGCAGCCACCCCCTCTGCAGCCACCACCGCTGCCACCCCCACCGCTGCAGCTGGCCCTGAAGCTTCTACCCCAGCACCTAACGGAAGCAACATGAACGCAGTTGGATCTCTGGTTGGAGCAACACTCTTGTCCTTCTTGGCCATTTACTTGCACTAA
- the LOC137741780 gene encoding zinc finger A20 and AN1 domain-containing stress-associated protein 8-like, translating to MEHEETGCQAAPEGPILCVNNCGFFGSAATMNMCSKCHKDMMLKQEQAKLAASSFGSIVNGTSSINANELVVAAPPVDIQSQTVAPKTISSQPSFSFGSGSSGEPKPEGPKRCSSCNKRVGLTGFNCRCGHLFCAVHRYSDKHDCAYDYRTAGRDAIAKANPVVKAEKLDKI from the coding sequence ATGGAGCACGAGGAGACTGGATGTCAAGCTGCCCCTGAAGGTCCTATATTGTGCGTAAACAATTGTGGGTTTTTTGGAAGTGCGGCTACTATGAATATGTGTTCCAAGTGCCACAAGGATATGATGTTGAAACAGGAGCAGGCAAAGCTTGCTGCATCATCCTTTGGAAGCATTGTCAACGGAACATCAAGCATCAATGCAAATGAGCTCGTTGTTGCTGCTCCTCCTGtggatattcaatctcagacaGTGGCGCCAAAAACTATCAGTTCACAACCATCATTTTCCTTTGGTTCAGGGTCATCTGGTGAGCCAAAGCCAGAGGGCCCAAAACGATGCAGCAGTTGCAACAAGCGGGTTGGATTAACAGGGTTCAATTGTCGGTGTGGTCACCTCTTTTGTGCAGTACATCGTTATTCAGACAAACATGACTGTGCGTACGATTATCGCACTGCTGGACGGGATGCTATTGCGAAAGCCAACCCTGTCGTAAAAGCTGAGAAACTCGATAAAATCTAA
- the LOC137742184 gene encoding zinc finger A20 and AN1 domain-containing stress-associated protein 8-like, whose amino-acid sequence MEHEETGCQSAPEGPILCVNNCGFFGSAATMNMCSKCHKDMVLKQEQAKLAASSFGSIVNRTSSINANEHVASVDVQPHPMEPKNLSSQPSFSFGSGSSGEPKPEDPKRCNTCNKRVGLTGFNCRCGHLFCAVHRYSDKHDCSYDYLTAGQDAIAKANPVVKAEKLGKI is encoded by the coding sequence ATGGAGCACGAGGAGACTGGATGTCAATCTGCCCCTGAAGGTCCTATTTTGTGCGTAAACAATTGTGGGTTTTTTGGAAGTGCGGCTACTATGAATATGTGCTCCAAGTGTCACAAGGACATGGTCTTGAAACAGGAGCAGGCGAAGCTTGCTGCATCATCCTTTGGAAGCATTGTCAACAGAACATCAAGCATCAACGCAAATGAGCATGTTGCTTCTGTGGATGTTCAACCCCATCCAATGGAGCCAAAAAATCTCTCTTCGCAACCATCCTTTTCCTTTGGTTCAGGGTCATCTGGTGAGCCAAAGCCAGAGGACCCGAAACGTTGCAACACTTGCAACAAGCGGGTTGGATTAACAGGGTTCAATTGTCGGTGTGGCCACCTCTTTTGTGCAGTACATCGTTATTCAGACAAACATGACTGCTCTTACGATTATCTCACTGCTGGACAGGATGCTATTGCGAAAGCCAACCCTGTCGTAAAAGCTGAGAAGCTTGGTAAAATCTAA
- the LOC137742183 gene encoding uncharacterized protein isoform X3 translates to MVKAYAQEYSYKHPWERVTSASWKKFADAENKRTLSHILEVDTLNHKLDPSTGKLYTTRAITVHAPGPWFLRKIVRQDVCHCVESTVVDAQARSMQLTTNNISLEKFIEVEEKIRYDPHPENPNGWTLCRQETSIRIKPLSALASMAEKVEQRCAEKFVQNSAKGREVMEKICKYLEAESKGISF, encoded by the coding sequence ATGGTCAAGGCATACGCACAAGAGTACTCATACAAGCACCCATGGGAGCGGGTGACTTCCGCATCATGGAAAAAATTTGCAGATGCTGAAAACAAACGCACACTATCACATATCCTTGAAGTTGACACTCTGAACCACAAGCTTGATCCCAGCACAGGAAAGCTTTACACCACACGTGCTATCACTGTCCATGCGCCAGGACCATGGTTTCTTCGCAAAATTGTTCGCCAGGATGTCTGCCACTGCGTTGAGTCAACAGTTGTGGATGCGCAAGCACGATCAATGCAACTCACCACCAATAATATTAGCCTCGAAAAGTTTATAGAGGTGGAGGAGAAGATCAGGTACGATCCCCACCCAGAAAACCCAAATGGTTGGACATTATGCCGACAGGAGACTAGTATTCGAATCAAGCCTTTATCAGCATTGGCATCAATGGCAGAAAAGGTTGAACAACGCTGCGCTGAGAAGTTTGTGCAGAACAGTGCCAAGGGTAGAGAGGTTATGGAGAAGATATGCAAGTATCTCGAAGCTGAATCTAAAGGGATTTCTTTCTAA